The Roseicyclus marinus genome has a segment encoding these proteins:
- the gcvT gene encoding glycine cleavage system aminomethyltransferase GcvT gives MAETATTDLTDLPLAALHAELSAKFVPFAGWNMPVQYASGVMAEHLWTRAHAGLFDVTHMAQVRLPKDALEGLEALVPADLLGLPEGRQRYSLFTNATGGVLDDLMIAHRAGDLFLVVNASRRAHDLAHLRAHLPGVEEVTDRALLALQGPEAEAALAALVPGVAAMKFMDVAVLDWQGVALWISRSGYTGEDGFEISVPAGQAEGFVRALLADERVAPIGLGARDSLRLEAGLPLYGQDMDETISPVEAGQAWSIGKARRAGGARAGGFPGADVILDQLAHGAPRRRVGLAPEGRAPMRGEVMLYATPDSAEPIGRISSGGFGPSLGAPMALGLIDAATPADAVLYGDLRGKRLPARQVPLPFVPPGYKR, from the coding sequence ATGGCCGAGACAGCCACCACCGACCTGACCGATCTGCCCCTTGCGGCGCTTCATGCCGAGCTTAGCGCCAAATTCGTCCCCTTCGCGGGCTGGAACATGCCCGTGCAATATGCCTCGGGCGTGATGGCCGAACACCTGTGGACACGCGCCCATGCGGGGCTGTTCGACGTGACCCATATGGCGCAGGTCCGCCTGCCCAAGGATGCGCTCGAGGGGCTCGAGGCGCTTGTGCCCGCCGATCTCTTGGGCTTGCCCGAGGGGCGTCAGCGCTACAGCCTGTTCACCAATGCCACGGGCGGCGTGCTTGACGACCTGATGATCGCGCATCGGGCGGGCGATCTGTTCCTTGTCGTCAATGCCTCGCGCCGCGCCCATGACCTGGCCCATCTTCGCGCCCATCTGCCGGGCGTGGAGGAGGTGACGGACCGCGCGCTGCTGGCGCTTCAGGGGCCCGAGGCGGAAGCGGCGCTCGCGGCGCTCGTGCCCGGGGTCGCCGCGATGAAATTCATGGATGTCGCGGTGCTGGACTGGCAGGGGGTGGCGCTCTGGATCTCGCGGTCGGGCTATACGGGCGAGGACGGATTCGAAATCTCGGTGCCCGCGGGGCAGGCCGAGGGCTTTGTTCGCGCGCTTCTGGCCGATGAGCGGGTCGCGCCCATCGGTCTGGGGGCGCGCGATTCGCTGCGGCTCGAGGCCGGTCTGCCGCTCTATGGCCAGGACATGGACGAGACGATTTCCCCCGTAGAAGCCGGTCAGGCCTGGTCGATCGGCAAGGCCCGCCGTGCGGGCGGTGCGCGCGCGGGCGGCTTTCCCGGTGCCGATGTCATCCTGGATCAGCTTGCCCATGGCGCGCCCCGCCGCCGCGTGGGGCTTGCCCCCGAGGGTCGCGCGCCCATGCGCGGCGAGGTGATGCTTTACGCCACGCCAGACAGCGCAGAGCCCATCGGGCGCATCTCCTCGGGCGGGTTCGGCCCCAGCCTTGGTGCGCCGATGGCGCTGGGCCTGATTGATGCCGCCACCCCTGCCGATGCCGTGCTATACGGCGATCTGCGCGGCAAGCGCCTGCCCGCGCGGCAGGTGCCGCTTCCTTTCGTTCCACCCGGCTACAAGCGTTGA